The window TCTCATTCCTTGTCGCGAAGCTTATATCCATGGTGATTTCATTCAGAGATGAGAACCTTAGGTTGGCACGGGAAGAGCATATACCGTCCATGTCAGTTGAAGCTGAATCTTCGTTTGGTGTAAAGGAACCTGGTGCAGTCTCCGAAAAACCAAGTGCCGCAGCAGAAGAGAAGCTCCGTGCTAGTGAAGGAAATCAAGATGTTAGCGAGAATCAGAGCAAACAGAGTGAGAGTTACTTGGAAGAGGATGACGATGATGATTGGGAAGGAGTTGAGACTACCGAGCTTGATGAAACATTTATTGCTGCTACGGCTTTtgtggctgctgctgctgcggATCGTTTGTCACAGAAGGTCTCTAACGATGTTCAATTGCAGCTTTATGGTCTCTATAAGATTGCCACCGAGGGCCCTTGCAGCACACCACAACCCTCTGCCCTCAAGCTGTCAGCTCGTGCCAAGTGGTATTCCTCTATGCTTACTATTAGGTTTTAACTTTCAAgcattcaacaacaacaaccatcaTAACAACAatatagccttatcccaatttagTAGGGTCGGTTATTTGGATCCCTGCTCCCCAATCAgtaacaacatagccttatttttctcaactaaatggggttggctacatggatccctactctccaatcagttctataCAAAGTAATACAAGATATGATCTCTAGATAAGTAATGCAGCCTTTAAGGGCACTATTTCTTAAAAAGTCTTCAAAAAGTAGGTTGTAGAAATACTCTTCTCATTTCTCCTTAAACTCCTCATCTCTTGTTAATACTCTACCATCTTTACTTTGAATACATGatatacatctaacatggtcaaaatctctactcttcctttctttcactTTAGCTATCTTACTGATAgttttttacccttattttgtGTCCAGATTGTTGTAAAgatttttatatttcttctccctttctttcccCTCAATCCTCTTAGCTTTATTTATGATAAAGttatacctttttagatcctctatctccttagtcctttgccatgtcttaaaactagctttcttagtcttaatggctgcctAGACCTCATCACCCCACCTCCAAATCTCCCTAGGGGCGTGATGTTTACCTTTCAATTCCCCTAGAATCTCTTTAGCAACTTTTTTAATACAAGTcgtcatctcgttccacatcatattagtgtctccctcaaagtcccactgtAGACTCGTCACAACTCACAATTGGTAACTAGTCCACAAGAAAATTGCAAATTTCAGTTCCAGCAACAATAAATACTTTGATTGGCTCTCAGATTTGTAGGCAATTTCagaataataaaatgaaaaacaagaaatcgaagaagggaagaagaagatagggtagtctctctcACCCACAACCTCTCACCATTTTTTGATCTCTtaccaatggcatctcaccacACTGTCTCACAAATCAACgcacaaagctatgtttttttttctttttcttacaatctcattaatcaaatttatATACAAAgttgtagccccttacaaattatatagaagactcaaaaacagacggaaacactaaaaaggaaaggcctaacccaatccttaattaataaggtaacacaaactgactagaaaactaaaataatgtaagaaattgactcaaaacaggactctaactagactaatgaagtaaatcccgtttcaTACTTTCTACCCATTAAAGTGgctcattacaaagaaaacccatgcgATCAAAGATCCAACACTTACATGACCACTTTATCAGTGAATGAATTCAAGGAATCTCCTTTTTATCttcaccaccttatcttagggcaaaTAGTCTCCCTCTTTCATACTGTTTTGCGTAATGAGGCATCATATCCAGgaccaccaatctatgttgagtggttaggctctcccctggtatatccttacaatccttacaaaATAATGTGTCGGGCTTTCTTGTTTGGAAGAATTTTATTTGGCCGatatgatgcccacttttgtaGGTGAATAAATGCTCCtctatctttaaaaaaaaaaaaaagcattcaATTGCTTTTGCTTGATTgttcaattttttcttcttctttatatcGTGACATTTGAGTTTTTCTCCATTGAACGCCTTTTCATAATCGTTAGAATTTAATAATGTGAAAGGGGAAGCTTCATTGAGTAATTTGGTCTGTACGAATTAAAGATGTGATAGTTCTGAAACTTAAGATCTATTTAAATGATGTAAAATAGATAAACGCTATATCATAACTATTCTATTTTTGGGGTaaacttgatttttattttgttatcaAAGACGGACTATATAATTGAAAATTTGCATACTCAAAGTATATTGGTTTGCACAATATAGGGGCATATCCAAAAGTGGGTGCTTCTGCAGGTGACCCTCTGCATTAAGACTGGACAACGACTTCAAACCTTGGAAAACTTTTGCACAACTAGTTAGCTGTTCAGTGGTCCTAATTCATTCTTTTGGATAAGCAAAGTACAATAAATTAAATTTGGGACTCCAAGGTCAGCCACCTAGAGGAGCCCCAAATTTATTTGGGCCTTATGGAATAAATAGTGAGATACATTGGGGTGAAATACAATTTAGCTTACCTAATATGAATCATAGATGAGTCCGAACAAGGATTGCCATCTATGTTGACAAGCCACAATCTCCATTTTAGCTAAAAATGTGCCTTTTAATCTTTCTTAAAACCAAGGCACTGGACATGGTCTCCCTTTTTAATGCACCCTTTGTGAAAAAACTTGCTGCCTAGTTGCAGGACTGCTTCTACAGGAATTTCATATATTTTGTTGcattatcagttgagagagagagtgagagagagaaccttTTTCGGAACCCTATGTTTGCCATTTAAATGTCTCTGTACTTTTATCCAAGGGTTTAAAAATTGGTAATAGACCCTGGATCATTCTCAGGTGATACTGATCCTGATCAGTTTGGGTACCTTTTCCAGGTTTTCGAAAAACTGATATCTCTGGTGGATTGTCCCATCCATTTTGTTTTTCAGATTGCATTGGTCCATCCAGTCTTGGTCTATGTATGGTGATCAGGACTAGGCATCCTTAAAACCATGCTGGTATGTCCTTGTGTTCTGGTGAGGATATTCGATATTTACttataaaacaagaagaagaagatgggagatgCTATGTGGAAATTTGGTTGTTTGACTAGTTCTGTAGTCGTTGCCTTCTAATCTTTTTGCCTTGCATTAATTAGccactatttttattttttacttcatGCTTTCATGCCCGAGTGATAGAGAAAGATGAATTTCTGGTGACATGTGCCAGGAATGCATGGCAGAGGTTGGGTGCTATGCCTCCAGAAGAAGCAATGCAGAAGTATATAATGATAGTTTGCGAGCTATATCCTTCTTGGGCGGCTGGATCTACTGTTGTGGGTATCTGACCATTTAATGTTATATGTATGTGGTGTCCAGTCTTTCTATACTTTCTTAACTAAGTTTGTTATTTATTCCTTTCATATGGCTACGCATAAAAAGAAACGTAAAGATGGAGGCGATGATGCACCTATTTCAGACACTGAAGGAGCAAGAACAATGGGCCCAGTTTTCAGCAGCTTTGTTTATGAGGAGGAGTCCGGAGTTGAATTGTAAGGTTCTTTAGCTATTGGTTGTATAATTTTTAGATCATAGTTGAATTACTTGTACATAAAGGTGAGCTTATGCAACTTTAGTGGTTTGTGTTATGTGCATATGGATAAATATGTTTCTGTATAGATGCCTGTGCTGATTTCGACAACGTGGAGTTTCCTTAATAATTTAGTTATTATATGTTTCTTCATTTACATATCTTGGTATATCACCACAGTTACTTATGTTTGTATTGTTTAAAAAATGGAGCTTAAGATCATAATTGGGTAAAGAGAATTAAACCTATCTTTTTATATTTGCCATAGCATCTGTTAGATGAGAAGTATTGTTTTTGTGACTTGTCAATTTCATATGAAGCTGATCATGGCAGGCTTTTGAGATTGTTCCCAAGAGAAATTGGAATGTGATTTCAGGCctttaaatttaaatttgtcCTTTATTCATTTTGGGATCTGTGTGAGTGTTTCTGTGGTATTGTCAGATTAAGGATGACATTAATTTGCTTTTTTGGTTGGAGCTGAATACGATTGCACAGAGATTAACTTCCAGTATGGCAGTTGCTACTGGTTGTTTAAATAATTGAATAATACAGGAAATATTTTTACTATTTCCTAATACTTTTGTTTTCTCAGACTCCCAACTGCTGTAAAGCTACCAACAAACCTTTCAGGCTTTTGTTCATTTAGTGTGCATGAGAAAAATATTGGTGAATGAACCACAATTCCTGCATACAACTCTTCCCTTTTGTGTCATTCTCATTCTATTTATCTTTGAGTTTTGGATATATCTGCCCTCGTGCATCAAGAGAAGGTGGAATTTCTTGAAAATTGGAAGGGTATTGAAATTGCAATTTACACATTTATTTCTGAATTGATGCACATTTGTATCTGGAGAAAGGTTTTCTTGGTGTATCAACTTGTATTCTTTGTGAGGTGAACCACTCTATCTGGTGAAAGGTTTTATAGGTTGATAATCTTGTATGCTTTGAATCGCATGTGGATGCTCTGGATTTGCTACGTTTCCAGTTCTCGGCACACCCATATTAGACTTATCTGCTAGTAATACCAGTCATTAAATTTTTGTATATGCTTCTTGTAGTTAAAAATTACCAGAAAAGAGGGAATTTATTTCACACATTACTGGTGCCATCAACAGGTTCAGCACATGGATCCCTTTTAGGCTGTGAACCAGGTTGCCATGTAGTTTTTTCCTTCATCTCGTAGATTCTTTTCTTACATGACTCTTTGAGCAAACCCATCCCATATATTGTATAAGTAGTCAATATGATCTATTCGTGTTTTCAATGGACGCAAGAGTATAAGTGGGAATCCTTTGGAAATTTATTCATGTGAATACATGTGAAAGGATATATTCAACAAAATATATTAATGGTTATCCTTTTAAATTCTCAGGAAGATGGAAGCTATACATGCCTGTTCAAGGGAAGGAGAGATGGATAGCTTGCTTAAACATATAGATAGTGGTGTTTCAGTTAATCTTAAAGGTTTGAACGTAATAATTTTCTTTGTCAATCAATAGATGATATCTCTTTTGGTATGCTGCTGTCTATCCCATGGTTTTAATCTGgtttttgattttcaattttgcTTGTGGTTAACGAGAATCTATAAGCATCGGATATTAAGTCAGATCTCCATGGTATCTACTTTTGAGGACACGAATTTCTCTTTGTACATGATATTTTAATTCTCAGATTCTGCATCTTTCTCTTGCATGGCTGGATGTACAAAAATTTAGGTAAACTGTAAATTTTGTATATGTAAACTGAAATTATTCAAAATTTCCTTGTGTCAACTTTCTCAAAATTGCATGAAACTGAAATTCGAtgtttaaatttcattttttctccTGCTAAAATGTTTGTCcttatttatgtttattgtgtGCATATGTGATAttagtgtagctgaaatgaggatgtttatattgatgagtggtaaaaccagaaaatattaaattagAAATGAACACATTACATGTAATTGTTAATGGAGTAGTTACAATATGTGATAACTTGAGAgatgtttgaggtggcatggacatgaaCATGAGCAACGACGGTCTCTGAATGCACTAGTAAGGAGTAATATAATTCAAATTGGAAGCAAGCCTACATTACTTTGGGAGAAGTTGTGAGAAAAGGCATGCGTGGCCTAGGATTAACAGGTAAGGCTCAAAGTAGAGTCCAATTGTGGaacaggattcatgtagccgacaCCATTTAGATGTGATAAAcgttagttgagttgagttgaatgCACATGTAGTGGTAAAGTTCAAAGTTAAACCAGTGTTCTATCCCCTCCCTCCATCCCTGTGCTCACCCAAAAAGAAATCTACAGTGACTGATGTTTGAAGATGGATCCCTTTCTCCTCCGAGGTGGGTCCAACATAGCAATTCTGAATCTCCCATGCTCGTGGACAACATTAAACCTGACCATGGAAAACCTTGATATATAGAGTTGCAATTAGATCCTGTGACATCTTAGTTTTCTCTTCCTGTTAGATTGATAGGAAACTCTTTCAATTTTGACATACAacaaaaactcagccttatcccaactaaatgggtcggctacatggatccttggcctcctatcagctctattcgaggtcatacttgatacaaggcctaaactataCATGTCTTTCCGCACCACTTCTCCTGGGgtcaatttcgacatatgtctcGATAATTACCATGACTTCCTTGCAATGATGCTTTTCCATTGAATACAAGCATGGGAGTCCAGGCTGGAAATTGTATGGGAGAATATGGGAATAGAGTCTGAGCACTTGGACTTAGTATATTGCTCTATAATGTGCTGCTCTGCGTCTACTAAATTCTCTTGTTGCAGGTTGTTTCTTGACAGTTAGTATTAACATGCTACATTCAACATGCTTCTCAAGTATCCATCAGAGGAAACAGGAATCTGGAGAAGGGGTTAAAAATTTGTGTTCATCCAAGAATTTCGGTTTTCCTGACATGTTCCAATTGATATGCTTGCAGATAGCGAGGGCCGGACCCCTATGCATTGGGCTGTTGACCGTGGGCATCTCAACATTGTGGAGCTGCTTGTCAGCAGGAATGCTGATGTAAATGCTAAAGTAAAAATCAATGACACTTCCATGTAGCTCAAATATTAATTTTGCTTTCTCGTTTGTTCGTCTTTATCTGCCCATGTAATTCAGGGGTTTTACTGCTACATGATCTGAATTGTTGttcgaccccccccccccaaaaaaaaaaagatctgaATTGTGGAAACTTTTTTTGCTTAAGTTTGCGTCAGTTACATTCAATCAAAATCTCTACCTTCTTTGGTTCAGTACGACAGTATCACAGATGTTAACATTAATACATTATCAAAAACATGGTTTCAACAAAAATGAGGTGTGGGATTCTGGCTTGGTTTCAATAGATAACAAGTTTTTTCTCCTCATTCATGCACATGCAAGTATCATGAAGGATAGTTAGACATGTTTTAAATGGTGATTCTTATTGGTAGGACTGATAGATTGTAAGATGGCATTTGAGGAATGAAGATGCAATTGTCTTTCGTACTTTGTGTTGTGATATCTctatatataataatatcataAATTACAGTAAATGTTGGGATATCTTGTTCTTTTCCTTGGTTTACTGAACATTTGAAAATTGGAGTTATTTTAATGTTCATAATGGGTGATGAACTTTGTAAGGTTCATGTGAAGGTAGGCAATGGTTGATTGAATGGGTGCATGTTATAGAGGATAATGCAGTCTCGGTCCAAAAATTGGTCTTATTTTGCTAATACTTggcataattgtcaaggcgtcacctaggcgtccaggcgccttggtcaccttgcttttggaccctctccagcgccttgggtcgcctagacgccgtgacaactatggttcttGGTTTGGTTATAGGCTTTTGTTTTAAGTGTTTAATTTGTAAGGCCCAAATTTTAGGTCCATAGGGTTCTGTTTTCAGTCTAATTAGTGTTGGTTAGAATAGGATACTTATTAGCTAGATAAACTTCTATTTTCTGTCTAATTAATGTTAATCTACTCAGTGTTAGTGTTTAAGCTGATTATGTTACATAGtctttatttaattctgttagAATTTGTTTAAAGTGTTTGAAGTTTTCTCAAACActacttttgagttttttacatgagggattttcttattaacacccctcaaggtgtcaaataatttataaaccTACTTCTTTGCCCTTTTGGTATGAcaaatttttttccaatgagggtaatAATATCATTTCATATGCGGACTCAAAAAATATGCATGACAATTAcactttttgataatgacataatgatatgtcactttcaacttatttttgaaCACCCTTTTACATCCCCATCTTAAAAACCTTGTGAGAATAAGataaggggcaattaaaaggaGTTGTctagttctaaatacacctatagaggtgtcattcagacactaCCTTTATATATGGATGTAACCCCCTACTAGATTACacgattgatttttttttgcttcttctatttttttcacGGGTACCGTTCACAGTCCCAAAACTACcagtttcttttctctttcttctcttctttccctgtGACAAGTTGCTGAAATCAGCATCAACAAGTCTTTTTCAACCCTGGTTTATCAAGAAATAATTTAGATATAAGCCTATGGAGCAGTTGATCTGATTTCTGATTTCTGATTTCTTAACTGGAATCTAGGATTGGCTGGCTGCATCAGAAGACTGCACCCATCTCTTCGATCAAGTTCCAGGCTAATGAGTATGTAGTATAGGTTAAGAAATGGCTCGAAGCTATGCAGAATTACTAGAAGCAAAAAATTACTGTTTATTGTAATTCTATTATTTGCCATCTTTTGTAATCAGTTCAGGTGCAATTTTGTGTCTTAGAATTGGATCCATCAAACAGTTGCATCCTAGGATTCAGGGACTACTCTCATATGGATCCACCTATTAGCATGGGTAAGTAGGCAAATATAGGTAGAAATGATAATTATCTAGATGCATCTTGCATTTAATTATCCACATCTGCTATTGAAAGTGGCAATCAAAGTCTGCAATCATGGTAGGACCCCAACGTTCCTCCCCcttcctctcccccttcctggtgcaaaaaaaagaacagaatatGCTTGGAATTATGAACTTGTATTCAGAACTCCAAATGTGATAGTTTCTAAAAATTTATTCTTTGTAAGTTTAAGAAGGCACAATATGAGTCCAGCGTTT is drawn from Telopea speciosissima isolate NSW1024214 ecotype Mountain lineage chromosome 1, Tspe_v1, whole genome shotgun sequence and contains these coding sequences:
- the LOC122659251 gene encoding acyl-CoA-binding domain-containing protein 1-like isoform X1 encodes the protein MGDWQDLAQSVIIGLIFSFLVAKLISMVISFRDENLRLAREEHIPSMSVEAESSFGVKEPGAVSEKPSAAAEEKLRASEGNQDVSENQSKQSESYLEEDDDDDWEGVETTELDETFIAATAFVAAAAADRLSQKVSNDVQLQLYGLYKIATEGPCSTPQPSALKLSARAKWNAWQRLGAMPPEEAMQKYIMIVCELYPSWAAGSTVKRKDGGDDAPISDTEGARTMGPVFSSFVYEEESGVELKMEAIHACSREGEMDSLLKHIDSGVSVNLKDSEGRTPMHWAVDRGHLNIVELLVSRNADVNAKDDEGQTPLHYAAVCDREAIAEYLVKHNADINVKDNDGCSPCDLSESNWPWISLSGKTIG
- the LOC122659251 gene encoding acyl-CoA-binding domain-containing protein 2-like isoform X3, whose product is MGDWQDLAQSVIIGLIFSFLVAKLISMVISFRDENLRLAREEHIPSMSVEAESSFGVKEPGAVSEKPSAAAEEKLRASEGNQDVSENQSKQSESYLEEDDDDDWEGVETTELDETFIAATAFVAAAAADRLSQKVSNDVQLQLYGLYKIATEGPCSTPQPSALKLSARAKWNAWQRLGAMPPEEAMQKYIMIVCELYPSWAAGSTVKRKDGGDDAPISDTEGARTMGPVFSSFVYEEESGVELKMEAIHACSREGEMDSLLKHIDSGVSVNLKDSEGRTPMHWAVDRGHLNIVELLVSRNADVNAKVKINDTSM
- the LOC122659251 gene encoding acyl-CoA-binding domain-containing protein 1-like isoform X2, with amino-acid sequence MGDWQDLAQSVIIGLIFSFLVAKLISMVISFRDENLRLAREEHIPSMSVEAESSFGVKEPGAVSEKPSAAAEEKLRASEGNQDVSENQSKQSESYLEEDDDDDWEGVETTELDETFIAATAFVAAAAADRLSQKVSNDVQLQLYGLYKIATEGPCSTPQPSALKLSARAKWNAWQRLGAMPPEEAMQKYIMIVCELYPSWAAGSTVKRKDGGDDAPISDTEGARTMGPVFSSFVYEEESGVELKMEAIHACSREGEMDSLLKHIDSGVSVNLKDSEGRTPMHWAVDRGHLNIVELLVSRNADVNAKDDEGQTPLHYAAVCDREAIAEYLVKHNADINVKDNDGCSPCDLSESNWPWISLSGKTIG